One stretch of Euphorbia lathyris chromosome 7, ddEupLath1.1, whole genome shotgun sequence DNA includes these proteins:
- the LOC136234852 gene encoding probable nucleoredoxin 2 isoform X1, producing MEVEEEEDRRRKLMIVSEPSSRFFSLLASNDRDFLLSSHGTQQVKISEIEDKVLGIYFSANWYSPCKEFNEILVETYEQVKTNFEVVFVSSDENLDAFNTYRASMPWLSIPFSDLATKKALDRRFNIEGIPCLVILQPEYKKDESTLHDGVELLYRFGEEAFPFTRERLDELELQIKEKYETQTLMNLLTNFDRDYLLAHPASTQIPVESLVGKTVGLFFSAQWCLPGVKFTSKLISIYHKIKQNQDFEIIYVSTDRDEEEFESYFNTMPWLTLPHQDTTIKTLAKHFDVKGIPCLIILGPDGKTITKNGRNLVNLYQENAYPFTEERVNLLEKTMDEEAKKLPSSEYHEGHRHELNLVSEGNGGGFYICCDCDEQGFSWAYQCLDCGYEIHPKCVKAVNLPASMAQS from the exons atggaggttgaggaagaagaagacagaAGGAGGAAGCTGATGATTGTGTCTGAACCAAGCTCAAGATTCTTCTCTCTTCTGGCTTCTAACGACCGTgactttcttctttcttcccatGGAACTCAg CAGGTGAAGATATCAGAAATAGAAGACAAAGTCCTCGGAATATACTTCTCGGCAAATTGGTACTCACCGTGCAAGGAGTTCAACGAGATCCTCGTTGAAACATACGAGCAAGTGAAGACTAATTTCGAAGTTGTTTTCGTGTCATCAGACGAGAACTTAGATGCATTCAATACTTATCGAGCTTCAATGCCATGGCTTTCGATTCCATTTTCCGATTTAGCGACGAAAAAAGCGTTGGACCGTAGATTCAACATTGAAGGTATTCCTTGTTTGGTCATTCTGCAACCTGAATATAAGAAAGATGAGTCAACATTGCATGATGGTGTTGAACTTTTGTACCGATTCGGAGAGGAAGCTTTTCCGTTTACTAGAGAGAGATTGGATGAATTGGAATTGCAAATTAAGGAGAAGTATGAGACTCAGACTTTGATGAATTTACTCACCAATTTTGATAGGGACTATCTTCTTGCTCATCCTGCTTCTACACAG ATCCCAGTTGAATCACTGGTAGGAAAAACAGTTGGACTGTTCTTTTCAGCCCAATGGTGTCTCCCAGGCGTAAAGTTCACTTCAAAGCTAATCTCAATCTACCACAAAATCAAACAAAACCAAGATTTCGAAATTATCTACGTCTCAACCGACAGGGACGAGGAAGAATTCGAGTCCTACTTCAACACCATGCCCTGGCTGACTTTACCTCACCAAGACACAACAATCAAAACCTTAGCTAAGCACTTTGATGTCAAAGGTATTCCTTGCTTGATAATCTTAGGCCCTGATGGAAAAACAATCACAAAAAATGGGAGAAATTTGGTAAATTTGTATCAAGAAAATGCATATCCATTCACTGAAGAAAGAGTGAACTTGCTTGAGAAAACTATGGATGAAGAAGCTAAGAAGTTGCCAAGTTCTGAGTATCATGAAGGGCATAGACATGAGTTGAATTTGGTATCGGAGGGGAATGGAGGAGGGTTTTATATATGTTGTGATTGTGATGAACAAGGGTTTAGTTGGGCTTATCAATGTCTTGATTGTGGCTATGAGATTCATCCTAAGTGTGTTAAAGCTGTGAACCTTCCTGCCTCAATGGCTCAATCATAA
- the LOC136234852 gene encoding probable nucleoredoxin 2 isoform X2: MEVEEEEDRRRKLMIVSEPSSRFFSLLASNDRDFLLSSHGTQVKISEIEDKVLGIYFSANWYSPCKEFNEILVETYEQVKTNFEVVFVSSDENLDAFNTYRASMPWLSIPFSDLATKKALDRRFNIEGIPCLVILQPEYKKDESTLHDGVELLYRFGEEAFPFTRERLDELELQIKEKYETQTLMNLLTNFDRDYLLAHPASTQIPVESLVGKTVGLFFSAQWCLPGVKFTSKLISIYHKIKQNQDFEIIYVSTDRDEEEFESYFNTMPWLTLPHQDTTIKTLAKHFDVKGIPCLIILGPDGKTITKNGRNLVNLYQENAYPFTEERVNLLEKTMDEEAKKLPSSEYHEGHRHELNLVSEGNGGGFYICCDCDEQGFSWAYQCLDCGYEIHPKCVKAVNLPASMAQS; encoded by the exons atggaggttgaggaagaagaagacagaAGGAGGAAGCTGATGATTGTGTCTGAACCAAGCTCAAGATTCTTCTCTCTTCTGGCTTCTAACGACCGTgactttcttctttcttcccatGGAACTCAg GTGAAGATATCAGAAATAGAAGACAAAGTCCTCGGAATATACTTCTCGGCAAATTGGTACTCACCGTGCAAGGAGTTCAACGAGATCCTCGTTGAAACATACGAGCAAGTGAAGACTAATTTCGAAGTTGTTTTCGTGTCATCAGACGAGAACTTAGATGCATTCAATACTTATCGAGCTTCAATGCCATGGCTTTCGATTCCATTTTCCGATTTAGCGACGAAAAAAGCGTTGGACCGTAGATTCAACATTGAAGGTATTCCTTGTTTGGTCATTCTGCAACCTGAATATAAGAAAGATGAGTCAACATTGCATGATGGTGTTGAACTTTTGTACCGATTCGGAGAGGAAGCTTTTCCGTTTACTAGAGAGAGATTGGATGAATTGGAATTGCAAATTAAGGAGAAGTATGAGACTCAGACTTTGATGAATTTACTCACCAATTTTGATAGGGACTATCTTCTTGCTCATCCTGCTTCTACACAG ATCCCAGTTGAATCACTGGTAGGAAAAACAGTTGGACTGTTCTTTTCAGCCCAATGGTGTCTCCCAGGCGTAAAGTTCACTTCAAAGCTAATCTCAATCTACCACAAAATCAAACAAAACCAAGATTTCGAAATTATCTACGTCTCAACCGACAGGGACGAGGAAGAATTCGAGTCCTACTTCAACACCATGCCCTGGCTGACTTTACCTCACCAAGACACAACAATCAAAACCTTAGCTAAGCACTTTGATGTCAAAGGTATTCCTTGCTTGATAATCTTAGGCCCTGATGGAAAAACAATCACAAAAAATGGGAGAAATTTGGTAAATTTGTATCAAGAAAATGCATATCCATTCACTGAAGAAAGAGTGAACTTGCTTGAGAAAACTATGGATGAAGAAGCTAAGAAGTTGCCAAGTTCTGAGTATCATGAAGGGCATAGACATGAGTTGAATTTGGTATCGGAGGGGAATGGAGGAGGGTTTTATATATGTTGTGATTGTGATGAACAAGGGTTTAGTTGGGCTTATCAATGTCTTGATTGTGGCTATGAGATTCATCCTAAGTGTGTTAAAGCTGTGAACCTTCCTGCCTCAATGGCTCAATCATAA